The sequence GTCTGCTTATGCCTGTGGTTCTCTCTGAACATCCCTTCACCTCAAGTCGAATAGCCTCAACTTGAGTCTATCGCATCCCAATATCAGCTTCAATACCAAGGCGCTACCTTTTTGCAGGAACGCCAAGGATCATCAAATATGTTCGTTGGCAGGAAAGCCAGGATTCAGGTCAAGCGAAGCTTGAACTGTAAAAGTGCCACGGGCTTGCCCGTGGGTATCTACTCACCTCCTCGGCAACTGTGACGGCCACAGCCGCTACAGACGAAGGTGTACCTCCATCCGAGTACGGCCCATACATTTCGGCCTCTTTCACCATTCCAGCATCGAGATCAACCTTGGCCGTCACCCGAGAAGGATCTCCCTCAAGATCGAACCTGACGATGGCCATCTTGGGTCCTGGAATCAGGGTAATCTCCCCGATTTCGGTGGCCACTGTCCCGGAAATGAAGATCGGGTAGACCTCAACACTCAGTATGGCGGCTTCGTCAATAGGAGGCTGAATCATGATTGAGGATTTGGCCAAATCGATGGCCCTCTCTTTTTCCGCATCCGTCAGTTCCGGCAGCTTGACCTCGCTGATGGCAACAACCGTTTTCGACTTCAGATCCACTTTGACAGCTATGGGTGGCCGCATCTCCGATGAGCAGACGACAATATTATTCTCCTCCACCACCTGAAGAACGGTTACTTCATCGCCCCCAAAAGCCGCTTGAACATCCGGGCTGTTCCGGGCGATCTCCGATGCCAGGGCCGTATTGTATCCCCCGGAGGAAGGCAGGATAAGGATCAGCGCAATTACCACTGCTACCAGCGCACTCCCGACGGCGATTCTCCACTTGGATTGGAAGATAAATTCTTGCGCCATTTTTACTCCTTTTGCTAATTTTGAATCTGCCTTGAAAACGCGACTATGATCTGATTCCTTTAGCCGTGACATCGTAGTTTTTCTGAGGTCCGAGAATTTCGGGATTTCCTTCAGGATAGCTAGCTGTTGCTTAACCTCGGTCCAAGCCGCAAGCGCTTGCCGACATCCGGCACAATTCGTCAGATGTCTATCCGCCAACCCTTGAATTTCCGG is a genomic window of Dehalococcoidia bacterium containing:
- a CDS encoding zf-HC2 domain-containing protein, which gives rise to MRCAEMKELLSAYANRELTPEIQGLADRHLTNCAGCRQALAAWTEVKQQLAILKEIPKFSDLRKTTMSRLKESDHSRVFKADSKLAKGVKMAQEFIFQSKWRIAVGSALVAVVIALILILPSSGGYNTALASEIARNSPDVQAAFGGDEVTVLQVVEENNIVVCSSEMRPPIAVKVDLKSKTVVAISEVKLPELTDAEKERAIDLAKSSIMIQPPIDEAAILSVEVYPIFISGTVATEIGEITLIPGPKMAIVRFDLEGDPSRVTAKVDLDAGMVKEAEMYGPYSDGGTPSSVAAVAVTVAEEVSRYPRASPWHFYSSSFA